A window of the Oryza brachyantha chromosome 5, ObraRS2, whole genome shotgun sequence genome harbors these coding sequences:
- the LOC102716320 gene encoding uncharacterized protein LOC102716320 isoform X3, giving the protein MSCLSLAYVADKVPPSRRAAAFGVFSGVCVAGFVAGTVAARFLTVPSTFQVAAVSAVAAAVYMRAFVQETDGGASLLRAAGDEEENSHPLCVPSCSSSSEDVAPPTLPPLRKAASLSEMAALLTTSSTFSRAALVTFFHTLGETGLQTALLYYLKAQFHYTKNQYANLLLVIGIAGSLSQLVIMPMLAPKLGEQKLLIIALLGSCMHCVLYSIAWSPWVPYLGASFFIIGMSVNPCIRSIVSKRAGPFEQGMAQGCLTGISSTANVISPIVFTPLTAWFLSETAPFNFKGFSLACAGFAMLIALAVSINMRPAELQPDSK; this is encoded by the exons ATGTCCTGCCTTTCGCTTGCCTACGTCGCCGACAAGGTGCCGCCGTcacgccgggcggcggccttCGGCGTGTTCTCCGGCGTCTGCGTCGCCGGCTTCGTCGCCGGCACCGTGGCCGCCCGCTTCCTCACCGTCCCGTCCACGTTTCAG GTGGCCGCCgtgtcggcggtggcggcggcggtgtacATGCGGGCCTTCGTGCAGGAGACGGATGGCGGAGCGTCGCTgctgcgcgccgccggcgacgaagaGGAGAACTCCCATCCGCTCTGCGTTCCttcctgcagcagcagcagcgaggacgtcgcgccgccgacTCTTCCGCCTCTCCGGAAAGCGGCGTCGCTGTCGGAAATGGCGGCCCTCCTTACCACCAG CTCAACGTTCTCGAGAGCAGCACTCGTGACATTTTTCCACACCCTTGGAGAGACAGGCTTGCAAACTGCGTTATTG TATTACCTCAAGGCACAATTCCACTATACAAAGAACCAGTATGCCAATTTGCTTCTTGTTATTGGCATTGCTGGAAGCCTCTCACAG CTAGTTATTATGCCTATGCTAGCACCGAAGCTGGGAGAGCAGAAGCTACTGATTATAGCACTTTTGGGgagctgcatgcat TGTGTTCTATACAGCATAGCATGGTCGCCATGG GTTCCTTACCTTGGTGCaagcttttttattataggCATGTCGGTCAACCCCTGT ATAAGGAGCATTGTATCCAAAAGAGCAGGGCCTTTTGAGCAG GGAATGGCTCAAGGGTGCCTGACCGGAATAAGCTCAACTGCAAATGTGATATCGCCTATAGTTTTTACTCCTCTCACCG CTTGGTTCCTATCAGAAACTGCACCTTTCAACTTCAAAGGTTTCAGCCTTGCATGTGCTGGATTTGCAATG TTGATAGCACTTGCAGTGAGCATTAATATGAGACCAGCAGAACTTCAGCCAGATAGCAAGTAG
- the LOC102716597 gene encoding pentatricopeptide repeat-containing protein At2g34400, whose amino-acid sequence MPAGPAMIRTSSSAASASSSLAAKLLPKCRSLAAVKQLHAHLLLLRSAHRAFPYNHFLSRLLSLFASASSSSTATHSAAAAADYVLLLLASHPDPTAFSYNVAIRFFATSRPDTSLRLFLLMLRSGLRPDSYTLPFLLLAAARCPAPSLARCAHALLQKIGLTNHDHTVHSLITMYSYIDDPRAARKVFDGIPFRDVVSWNAMMKAYGRVGMPGEVGRMFQAMVKEGAVAPNAVTVAVVLAACRDEGNLVLGRWMEEWSRSAGMETESLVGSALLGMYEKCGEISEARRVFDSITDKDVVAWNAMITGYAQNGMSNEAIALFHSMRKAGVRPDKITLAGVLSACSAVGALELGSELDNYASHRGLYSNVYVGTALVDMYAKCGDLDKAIKVFRKMPCKNVASWNALICGLAFNGQGDEAIQHFKLMRNEEGLKPDDITFIGVLSACVHAGLLKDGQRWFNSLTSEFQIVPKMEHYSCMVDLLARSGHLEEAWDFIEKIPEKVDAAMLGALLAACRKCKNVEIGERVINMIIQLEPTNSWNYVVSSKIYASSDRLDDSAKMRGLMRERGVSKTPGCSWVEVRGKVLEFYAGTEPQHGANDMYQVLDLLVDEMRLEGYVPNIDVV is encoded by the exons atgcccGCGGGGCCGGCGATGATCCGTACCTCCTCGTCAGCTGCCTCCGCGTCGtcctccctcgccgccaaGCTCCTCCCGAAATGccgctccctcgccgccgtcaagCAGCTCCACGCccacctgctcctcctccgctccgccCACCGCGCCTTCCCTTACAACCACTTCCTCTCCAGgcttctctccctcttcgcctccgcctcctcctcctccaccgccacccactccgccgccgccgccgccgactacGTTCTCCTGCTCCTCGCGTCCCACCCGGATCCCACCGCCTTCTCCTACAACGTGGCGATCCGCTTCTTCGCTACCTCCCGTCCCGACACTTCActccgcctcttcctcctcatgCTCCGGTCGGGGCTCCGCCCAGACTCCTACAcccttcccttcctcctcctggccGCCGCGCGGTGCCCCGCGCCGTCTCTCGCCCGCTGCGCGCACGCGCTGCTtcagaagatcggactgaCGAACCATGACCACACTGTGCACTCTCTCATAACCATGTACTCATATATTGATGATCCTCGTGCCGCACGGAAGGTGTTCGACGGAATTCCCTTCCGTGACGTGGTCTCTTGGAACGCTATGATGAAGGCATATGGGCGGGTGGGGATGCCCGGTGAGGTAGGCAGGATGTTCCAGGCCATGGTGAAGGAGGGTGCAGTGGCTCCCAATGCGGTCACAGTAGCTGTAGTGCTAGCTGCATGCAGGGACGAGGGGAATTTGGTGCTTGGAAGATGGATGGAAGAGTGGTCAAGGTCGGCGGGGATGGAAACAGAATCTCTTGTTGGCTCAGCACTATTGGGAATGTATGAGAAGTGTGGAGAGATTTCAGAGGCACGGCGAGTGTTTGACAGCATCACTGACAAGGATGTCGTTGCTTGGAACGCCATGATAACCGG ATATGCGCAGAATGGCATGTCAAATGAAGCCATTGCCTTGTTCCACAGCATGAGGAAAGCAGGTGTACGTCCAGACAAGATAACACTGGCTGGAGTCCTCTCAGCCTGCTCGGCGGTTGGAGCTCTGGAGCTAGGTTCTGAACTGGATAATTACGCCTCACACAGAGGTCTGTATAGCAACGTTTATGTTGGGACAGCCTTAGTGGACATGTACGCTAAGTGTGGAGATCTTGACAAAGCCATAAAAGTGTTTAGGAAGATGCCATGCAAGAATGTAGCCTCTTGGAATGCCCTAATCTGTGGTCTTGCCTTTAACGGGCAAGGTGACGAAGCCATTCAGCATTTCAAACTGATGAGGAATGAGGAGGGGCTCAAGCCAGATGATATCACCTTCATAGGAGTCCTTTCTGCTTGTGTACATGCTGGGTTACTGAAAGATGGGCAGCGTTGGTTCAATTCCTTGACATCTGAATTTCAAATTGTTCCTAAGATGGAGCACTACTCATGCATGGTTGATCTATTGGCGCGGAGTGGACATTTAGAGGAAGCATGGGATTTCATTGAGAAGATCCCTGAGAAGGTAGATGCAGCGATGTTGGGGGCTTTGCTCGCGGCTTGTCGAAAATGCAAGAATGTTGAAATTGGTGAGAGGGTGATCAATATGATCATTCAGCTGGAACCCACAAACTCGTGGAACTATGTGGTGTCGTCCAAGATATATGCAAGCTCAGATAGATTAGATGACTCGGCAAAGATGAGAGGGCTAATGAGAGAAAGGGGTGTCAGCAAAACTCCAGGTTGCAGCTGGGTTGAGGTTAGAGGCAAAGTCCTTGAATTTTATGCAGGGACCGAACCACAGCATGGTGCCAACGATATGTATCAAGTCCTAGACCTACTGGTTGATGAGATGAGGCTGGAGGGATATGTTCCAAATATTGATGTGGTGTAg